The stretch of DNA TTCTTCGGATTCAATTGAACAATGACTTGACGTTACGTAGCCCGTGATTTCACACTTCAGAGCTCGTTGTAGGTTTGAGGCAATTTGGATTAGTATATTAGAAGGAATAGAGAGGGATTGGTGTAATgcattgttgtattgcttgagcctcgtgcatatatataggagtacatgatcaacttggagtacaagatgAGATAGAATAATTCCTAGTCTATCCTATGTTTCCTAATTAATCACGATACTCAACNNNNNNNNNNNNNNNNNNNNNNNNNNNNNNNNNNNNNNNNNNNNNNNNNNNNNNNNNNNNNNNNNNNNNNNNNNNNNNNNNNNNNNNNNNNNNNNNNNNNNNNNNNNNNNNNNNNNNNNNNNNNNNNNNNNNNNNNNNNNNNNNNNNNNNNNNNNNNNNNNNNNNNNNNNNNNNNNNNNNNNNNNNNNNNNNNNNNNNNNNNNNNNNNNNNNNNNNNNNNNNNNNNNNNNNNNNNNNNNNNNNNNNNNNNNNNNNNNNNNNNNNNNNNNNNNNNNNNNNNNNNNNNNNNNNNNNNNNGCGGAAGTTGTGGCTGGAGTGaaaaccaacgaggttgctcaagcaagccgGGTCGGGCCGACTGATCAGGTCGGTGGCGCAACGCGGATGGAACGGATCGCGGGCCAGGCGGGTGGTCAATCCAACCGCACACTAGGTTGGGGACGCTgctcggtgatgatgatggcggtgCGGATAGTGAAGCGAGGTGGCCGAGCAGACCTAGGCGACGACGGCCGATGGGGAACGGCGTGCGGACGAGCGGATAGCGCCCGGCGCCCGAGCGGTTAAGCCCGAGCGAGCAGCACGGCACCGACGCCTGAGCGGCGAACGTAGCGCCATGCGTGAGACGGCCATACGGTGGCGGCGGAGACAGTAGGTTATGCAGGAGTCCGTTCGGAGCAGGGCGGCGACGGCCGGCACAAAGCGACCAGCGGGCAGACGCGCGGCGGACGGCCGTGAAGGCCGCCGCGTCGTGCGAGGCTGTCAGGTCGGAGAAGAGGCCGGGTGGTCGCACTGATGTCGGACTAGAGGCGGCGACGGCCGGTGTAGACCGACGGGCAGCAACTGACAACGGCCGCAACAGGCCGGCGTGTCGCGCGAGGCCGCGGGGGGTCGCGCCGATATCGGAGTAGAGGTGCGCGGGGGTTGACGGCGGCCGTGGGCGACATAATCCGATGTATGATCGGTGAACCAAAAAAGAAAATACCTGTGAAAACGACTAGCGGAGAGAAAACCGATCAAGAGATTGGAAAAACTCACCAGGGCAGCCGATCACAAATCGGCGGACGAACCTTGCTACGGGTCGCACGGCCCCCAGCGGAGATCACGGAGATCGACCTCCCCAGGGGCGGCGTGTTGCGGAAGCGTGCGGTGGCTAGGTTTAAGAACTTgcggctgataccatgttagaaagtggctgataccatgttagaaagaGGGATTGGTGTAATgcattgttgtattgcttgagcctcgtgggcttatatataggagtacatgatcaacttggagtacaagacaagatgGAATAATTCCTAGTCTATCCTATGTTTCCTAattaatcacgatactcaacacaGTGGATGCGATGTGCCGCATTGGTTGTTATTCTTGTGTGATTTGAGTTGGCACACATAGAAATTAGTGGGAACATTAGTTGCTAGTGCTAATTGCAGACTTATTGGTGGCTAGGTATCCTGTACAGATTTGTTACATCTGACCTCATCTCAGAATGATGATTCACATTATCTTTGTTTTGGTTCTTACTTGCTTCTCTGACGTAGAGCTACTTCCCGTTGCCTTGTTATGCTTCACTTGTTCACATATATGTTGGTGAATTGTTGCGGTGTGATATACAATTGCGTCAAAGAGGAATGTATGGCATAATGTACAGTTGTGTTAAGGATAATATGCATCCACACTATCTGTGGAAATCTGTTAAAGATAACTTGTCCTTGGCTTTTGGGCAGAGGGATTCTCTATTTCGTCTATTGCCTTTTTTTTAGGGAATTTCGTCTATTGTCTTGACTAATACTACGTTATTGGATTTCATGCGGCATCATAACCTAAACTCACAGCAAGTTGTGTAGTTGTGTCATATTAAAGTAGATGAAATTGAAAACTGACGCTTCTAAGACTTTAGATTAGACAAAAACATTGATTTGAACCCTGTGTTTCACCTGTTACTTTCTCTAATGGACCAAAGATATTGACATCTGATGCACTTCAGATAGTACTGCACAAATTGTCAACAAAATTTATCCTCTCTGATGTTGCTAACTCGTAAGAACATAATTGTAGATGTCCATTTGTGTTATATGCTTCTCTTATGTTGTTTATGATGCTTTCTTGCATGCATTTGCGTTCTAATGTAACAGTGTGCttttttgctgcagatatttgggTTTGCATATGGTGGCCCATTTGGGCATTTCCTGCATAAAGTGTTGGATTATATCTTTAAAGGGAAGAAGGATACCAAAACTGTAGCTAAGAAGGTATAACTTTGACCATCTTAGAGCATCTGCAACCGGACCCCCAACTTTCCCCCTATATGTCTGGGAGACAGCCGGTCATGAGAGAGAAGGAAAAAAGTCACCCAACCAGGCCCCTCAAATTGTCCTCATGTGTCCGGGTTGTCCACgaaccctcatatccagcccatatGCGGGGAGGATATGAGGGCGCTCGGGCATGTCCGGGCAGTCCACGCTGGATTTGGCCCACCACGAACCACTTTTTCTCTTTGTTTATTGTTTCTTTTCTGATGCGTCCGCGGAAGTATAGGACGTCAAATTAGCtcagtccggttgtagatgctcttataatCAACACCATTGTTCACTTCTTTCTTGTGGTGGCCATGTATAAAAAGTTCTGCTGCCAATGATAGTGCACATATAAGTAAAGCACAGTACATCatggtattgcaaaggtttgactttaatttcccgcaaaaaaagtgtGAATTTACCATACTAGTAAAGCATCAGCAACTTAGTTAGTCTATGATATCTGTTGCCAGCAAATTTTCCCACATCACGATTGAAGTCAAACAAGCACTGGTGGACAATCTGTACTTGATGGTATGTCAGAATACTTTGAGATGTTTCGTACTATTTTCAGGTGTTGCTGGAGCAGATCACTTCCTCTCCCTGGAACAATTTACTCTTCTTATTCTATTATGGATATGTTGTTGAGAGTAAGTCTGTAAGTGTCAAATAGTTTGATTTTGTACCAATCGGAAGAGTTCCTTTGGCATCATACCATGCCAACTGCCAATGATGATTTGAAATTTTACTTGCCATCTTTCGAGTATGTTACCTTGATATAGCAGGAGGTATTAGCATAGTAGAGTTTAGAAAACCGTTTACTGAACAAAACATAAGAACCAGGCTTTTCTGTACTTTTCTCAGCTTGTTGGTCCAGAATATCCCTTCGAGTTTCTTTCCTCCTAGTCATGACGTTTGAAACATACAGCAAACCTTATTAAACATATTCCCCTTAATATTGGAGGTCATATAGATCTAGGGTCCAAAGACCGATCAATTATATCTCTGTGTGACCGAGATATCTGTAAACTGGGGGAATCAGTTTAATCCTACCAGTTGCCTGAATCATGTAATAGTGTTGTGTGTTCCAGTAAGATGGTTGCCTTTAAATCGAATGGAGTAGCTACTCATGGGTTATTGACAAGTCGGAATGCAGAGAGGCCTTTCAAGGAGGTGAAGACTAGGGTGAAGAAACAATATCTGTCAGTGCAATTGTCTGCTTGGATGGTATGTAATTTGCTCTCAGTATTGCTACTTGCCTTACAATTTGTCGTTACAGCTCACTAAAAGATCCTCTCAATGCACAGTTTTGGCCAGTAGTTGGTTGGATAAACCATCAGTACGTGCCTTTGCAGTTTCGGGTGATTGTCCACAGCTTTGTTGCATGTTGCTGGTAATGTTCTTTTGCCTTTGGTAGCTTCTTTCCCAACTGAAAAGGCTTGCTCTTATGTGGTCATCTTTTTGTTTCCTGAAGGGGGATATTTCTCAACCTTCGTGCCAGAGCCATGTCTTTGAAGCAGTCATAGACAGATTAGTGGGGGTATAACACTGCTCCATCATGGTTCAAACTGGCCGGAGAACAAGGATGCTGATTGCTATGTAATATACCGTTGATTGTCCTAGGGTATTTAAATAGTAGGATTTCGATACCTGTTTGGTATCAAGTTGCAGATTTGTTTGTCAACGCATGCGAGGCCGCTTATCTGATTTCTCTGTTGGTACTATTTAAGCTTTGTGACTGAAACGTAATTGAATTATATTAGCTATGGATATATTCGGTCTACTTCGGAGAGCAAATAATTGTTTTTTTCATGAGTGGAAGTTCTGGTCGTTCCAAGTTTGTGTTCTAAGTTCTGGCATGTAAATCTCATGTTTGACCACATGTGCTTCGTTGGTCAATCCATAGATGGTTAAGGCTTTACTATTTCACATATCACATGCTCCAAGGAACCGTTAAGTTTTTTTTCGGAAAAACTTTTGATCTTTTCATCTTCAATCATTGCAGTTCAACGAAaagtagaaataataaaaattgcatCTAGATCCGTAGACCACGTAGCGACGACTACCAGCATTGAAATGAGCCGAAAGTGCGCCGCCGTCATTGCCCTTCGCTGCAGCCGGGCAAATCTTATTTTCGTAGACAGTGAGAGAGTTGTCGTACTAAGACACCATAGGATGAGCGcatcagaacaacaacaacaaccgttGTCGATGAAGAGTAGCTTAGGGCAACTCCAATGCATGACCCCAAATGGTCCGGCTGCATCTGTTTGGGGGTAAACGGACAGAAAACGCGACCCAATGTGTGGGAGCAAACGGAACAACGTCCGTTTATTGTCTGCTTTCGACTCATTCCCGACCCAACTTTGGGCCGCGTTTGCGTTGAAATGGACGCacgcggtgaaggaaatatgccatagaggcaataataaagttgttattgctcgttaatcaaatatggttaaattttctaaccatagacatgtgttgtcatttgataaacgggatcacatcattaggagaatgatgtgattgacaacatccatccgttagcttagcatattgatcgttcagttttattgctatagctttcttcatgtcatatacatattttattgactatgagattatgcaactcccggataccggaggaataccttgtgtgttatcaaacgtcacaacgtaactgggtgattgtaaagatgctctacaggtatctccgaaggtgtttgttgggttggcatagatcgagattaggatttgtcactccgagtatcggagaggtatctctgggccctctcggtaatacacatcatgataagccttgaaagcaatgtgactaatgagttagttatgagatgatgtattacagaacgagtaaagagacttgccggtaacgagactgaactaggtatgaagataccgacgatcaaatctcgggcaagtaacataccgatgacaaaggaaataacatatgttgtcattactgTACGAccaataaagatattcgtagaatatgtgggaactaatatgagcatccaggtttcgctgttggttattgaccggagaggtgtctcggtcatgtctacatagttctcgaacccgtagggtccgcacgtttaacgttcgatgacgattttgtattatatgagttatgtgatttggtgaccgaatgttgttcggaatcctgGATGGGATCACGTACATAagtggagtctcaaaatggtcgagaggtaaagattcatatagacgatagtatttggacaccgaaaaTGTTCTGGGGGTACCGGATACATATCGGGTCNNNNNNNNNNNNNNNNNNNNNNNNNNNNNNNNNNNNNNNNNNNNNNNNNNNNNNNNNNNNNNNNNNNNNNNNNNNNNNNNNNNNNNNNNNNNNNNNNNNNNNNNNNNNNNNNNNNNNNNNNNNNNNNNNNNNNNNNNNNNNNNNNNNNNNNNNNNNNNNNNNNNNNNNNNNNNNNNNNNNNNNNNNNNNNNNNNNNNNNNNNNNNNNNNNNNNNNNNNNNNNNNNNNNNNNNNNNNNNNNNNNNNNNNNNNNNNNNNNNNNNNNNNNNNNNNNNNNNNNNNNNNNNNNNNNNNNNNNNNNNNNNNNNNNNNNNNNNNNNNNNNNNNNNNNNNNNNNNNNNNNNNNNNNNNNNNNNNNNNNNNNNNNNNNNNNNNNNNNNNNNNNNNNNNNNNNNNNNNNNNNNNNNNNNNNNNNNNNNNNNNNNNNNNNNNNNNNNNNNNNNNNNNNNNNNNNNNNNNNNNNNNNNNNNNNAGCCAAGAGGGGAAACATAGCAGCCATCATGGGCTGCTGCACCCTCCTTGATGGCCGAATAGGaaggggaaaggaaaaggggaagagagaaggaaggggaggcaattcggcctcccccttccttccctcctctctccCCTTCCCTTCCCTCTCCGGAAAAGATGGTAAGAGGGGGGCGAATTGGacaaggcccccaagtaggattcctccttcttGGGGCACCCCATGgctgtccccctccccctcccacctatatatatgtggggagggggtgcctagaacacacaacaaacactATTAGCCGTGTGTGGcatccccctccatagtttacgcctccggtcatattcacgtagtgctttggtgaagccctgcgcggatcacttcaccatcaccatcaccacgccgtcgtgctgacaaaactctccctcgacactttgctggatcaagagttcgagggacgtcatcgagctgaacgtgtgcagaactcggatgtgccgtacgttcggtgcttgatcggtcggaacgaaaagaagttcgactacatcaaccgcgttgtcaaacgcttccgctttcggtctacgagggtacgtggacacactctccccctctcgttgctatacatttcctaaatagatcttgcgtgagcgtaggaatatttttgaaattgcatgctatgttccccatcagtggtatcagagccaggtctatgcgtagatgatatgcacgagtagaacacaaagagttgtgggcggtgatcgtcatactacttaccaccaatgtcttattttgattcggcggtattgttggatgaagtggcccggaccaaccttacatgaccacgttcatgagaccggttccactggcagacatgcaactagttttgcataaaggtggttggcgggtgtctgtttctctaactttagttgaatcgaatttgactgcgcccaatccttgttgaaggttaaaagaacaaacttgataaatcaccgttgtggttttgatgcgtaggtaagaacggtccttactagaagcccgtagcagccacgtaaaacttgcaacaacaaagtagaggacatctaacttgtttttgcagggcatgttgtgatgtgatatggtcaagacatgatgtgatatacattattgtatgagatgatcatgttttgtaaaagttatcggcaactgacaggagccttgcggttgtcgctttgttgtatgaaatgcaaacgccatgtaattgctttactttatcactatgcgttagcgatagttgcagaagcaatagttggcgagacgaccacgactctatgatggagatcagggtgtcaagccggtgacaatggagatcatgatagtgctttggagatggagatcaaaggcacaagttgatgatggccatatcatgtcacatattttgattgcatgtgatgtttatcttttatgcatcttattttgcttagttcggcggtagcattataagatgatcccttactaaatttcaaggtataagtgttctccctgagtatgcaccattgcgaaagctcgtcgtgctgagacaccacgtgatgatcgggtgtgataggatctacgttcacatagaacgggtgcaagacagttttgcacatgcggaatactagggttaaacttgacgagcctagcatgtacatacatggcctcggaacactggagatcgaaaggtcaaacgtgaatcatatagtagatatgatcaacatagagatgttcaccattgaaaacatctcacgtgatgatcggacatggtttagttgatttggatcatgtgatcatttagatgactcgagggatgtctatctaagtgggagttcttaagtaatttgattaattgaacttagtcctgatagtttttgtatatctatgttgtagatcaatagctcgcgatatagcacattttttgatatgttccttgagaaaagttgaaagatgatagtagcaatgatgcggactagtccgtgatctgaggattatcctcattgctgcatagaagaattatgtccttgatgcacgactaggtgacagacctattgcaggagcagatgcagacgctatGAACATTTTacaaagctcgatatgatgactacttgatagtttagcgcaccatgatttacggcttagaccctggacttcaaaaatgttttgaaagccacggagcatatgagatgttccaagagttgaaattggtattttagactcatgcccatgtcaagaggtatgagacctctgacaagtactttgcctacaagatggaggagaatagcccagccagtgagcatgtgctcagaatgtctgggtactacaattgcttgaatcaagtgggagttaatcttctagataaaatagtgattgacagagttctctagtcactatcaccaagctaccagaacttcatgatgaactataatatgcaagggataacgaaaacaattcccgagctcttcgtgatgctgaaatcggcgaaactacaattcaagaaagagcatcaagtgttgatggttaacaagaccactagtttcaagaaaaaggcaaagggaaagaaagggaaattgaaaaagaatggcaagcaagttgccactcccatgaagaagcccaaagctagacccaagcctaaaactgagtgcttctactgcaaaggagatggtcactagaagtggaactgccctagatacttggcagataagaaagatggcaaagtgaacaaaggtatatttgatatacatgttattgatgtgtaatttactagtgtttatagcaacccctcggtatttgatactagttcagttgctaagagtagtaactcgaaacaagagttggaaaataaacatagactagttaaggacgaggttgcgatgtgtgttggaagtaattccaaggttgtatgatcaccatcgcatactccatctaccttcgggattagaattggacctaaataaatgttatttggtgtttgcgttgagcatgaatatgattgggtcatgtttattgcgatacggttattcatttaagttcgagaataattgttgttctgtttacatgaataaaaccttctatggtcatacacccaatgtaaatgatt from Triticum dicoccoides isolate Atlit2015 ecotype Zavitan chromosome 6A, WEW_v2.0, whole genome shotgun sequence encodes:
- the LOC119316755 gene encoding peroxisomal membrane protein PMP22-like, which translates into the protein MAGGSGGAGGGTGGGDSLARRAWRQYLLQLQRHPLRTKMVTAGCLAGVSDSVAQKLSGYQKIEKRRLLLKMIFGFAYGGPFGHFLHKVLDYIFKGKKDTKTVAKKVLLEQITSSPWNNLLFLFYYGYVVEKRPFKEVKTRVKKQYLSVQLSAWMFWPVVGWINHQYVPLQFRVIVHSFVACCWGIFLNLRARAMSLKQS